Proteins from one Sulfuriferula thiophila genomic window:
- a CDS encoding TolC family outer membrane protein has translation MPKLTRALLLLMLVWTPASFANELSHVYQDALGNDAEYAASMANYQAGLEKLPQARAALLPQIQLAANVLQNRTDSSFAGVQNYRSNSFGVSVTQPLYRQASLTQYAQAKQQLLANNAQLSSKQQDLILRVASAYFDVLLAQDNLHVLQAQQTAIEQQLALAKANFTAGTATITDSDEARARFELTQAQLIAVQNDLNIKQQALSVLTGKPPATLAGLNAQHMLNPVALNQLDAWIADAVQKNPQMQVEQANMNIAEQEITRARSGHLPTLDAVANYTDNNNQLFGNSLVNTSNANIGLALNFPLYQGGLVNSHIREAEANKDKAQQNLLVIRRQIDLNTRQAAYSINSQAAQVTAYTQAVNASLSALESNKLGLTVGIRTNIDVLNAQQQYYATQRDLAAARYGYWLAKLRLKANLGSLTETDLNEIN, from the coding sequence ATGCCTAAATTGACTCGCGCTTTGCTGCTACTGATGTTGGTTTGGACTCCCGCCAGCTTTGCCAATGAATTAAGCCACGTGTATCAGGACGCACTAGGTAACGATGCAGAATATGCCGCCAGCATGGCGAACTATCAGGCTGGCCTGGAAAAATTACCGCAAGCACGCGCGGCGTTATTACCGCAAATTCAGCTCGCCGCCAATGTACTACAGAACCGCACAGACTCTTCATTCGCCGGCGTACAAAACTACCGTTCCAACAGCTTCGGTGTCAGCGTAACGCAACCGCTGTATCGGCAAGCGAGCCTGACGCAATATGCACAGGCCAAACAGCAACTGCTCGCCAATAATGCACAACTGAGCAGCAAGCAGCAGGACTTAATCCTGCGGGTTGCCAGCGCCTATTTTGATGTACTGCTAGCCCAGGACAACCTGCATGTATTACAGGCCCAGCAAACCGCCATTGAGCAGCAACTGGCCCTGGCCAAGGCCAACTTTACCGCTGGCACAGCAACCATCACCGACAGCGACGAAGCCCGGGCACGCTTTGAGCTAACCCAGGCCCAACTCATTGCAGTACAAAATGACCTCAACATCAAACAGCAAGCTTTGTCGGTCCTGACCGGCAAGCCACCCGCTACACTAGCAGGTCTCAACGCACAGCACATGCTCAACCCGGTAGCGCTTAACCAGCTCGATGCCTGGATAGCCGATGCAGTACAAAAAAATCCGCAGATGCAGGTTGAACAAGCCAACATGAACATCGCCGAGCAGGAAATCACCCGGGCGCGCAGTGGCCACCTACCCACGCTGGATGCTGTTGCCAACTATACCGACAACAACAATCAGTTATTTGGTAACAGCCTGGTCAACACCAGCAATGCCAACATTGGACTCGCGCTTAATTTCCCGCTATACCAGGGTGGGCTGGTCAATTCACATATCCGCGAAGCAGAAGCCAACAAGGACAAGGCACAGCAGAATTTGCTGGTCATTCGCCGCCAGATTGACCTCAATACCCGCCAGGCGGCATACAGCATCAACAGTCAGGCGGCGCAGGTAACGGCATACACACAGGCCGTTAACGCCAGTCTGTCGGCACTTGAATCCAACAAGCTCGGACTGACAGTAGGCATACGCACCAATATCGACGTACTCAATGCACAGCAACAATATTATGCAACCCAGCGTGATCTTGCTGCTGCGCGCTATGGTTACTGGCTGGCTAAATTACGCCTGAAGGCCAATCTCGGCTCGCTGACTGAAACTGATTTGAATGAGATAAATTAG
- a CDS encoding Hpt domain-containing protein gives MSLMPEYDIGPLSWVKDEIDRALRQVNEVLDLYNLTEDDPAKLRQARTHLHQVTGAIEMVGLQGVTLVCQEIEKLVEALESGKLAIDQSMLDLVHNACDELEHYLDELLNGKPNLELQLLPSYQQLRAAQGISQTTASDLFFPDMAHRAPRAATASSLSADELTQLIKKSRSAFQRGLLDFLRQQNTEQGLVNMRSAVHAIEMGMSIPASRTFWWGASAFVDCLINHSIEPTFAVKQLCGRIDLQMRRHIEGSHKIAERLLRDLLYFIAQSQDINEHITEVKNTFSLAQLIPQHTTTLNEISALRPLLKQLLASVNSTKEAWIKFVSGNQDSLSQFQIQINELKDLTGQLNNTPIAQLVSEIKEVADNYMQLPNQRHEAINLEVATTLLLIQNNLEHYENISGELVHQAEVQNQRLRAAAYAEIDISEIADVPLLDDFSRQAQEKLLMAQVAQEIQINVQKIEEALDNFFRDNFHDRQLLAELDRPITEIHGALSIMQLDAANQVLERTHEMIRQLRDPAVAIDESQFPVIADAISSISLYVDAQRYQRQDAASILQPILKQFGLVEDVEPDNLDSNERVEDELDSLKADLHQQLDAWQQNPDEEDTKKKLLETLREINQDAELVGDQALKSQTAEALQQINAGQGQEALTELAGQLGSTIHTHDEPSISESPAQEIDAELLEIFLEEATEVLATIQDELHTLTRQPHDVESLRTTRRGFHTLKGSGRMVGLNELGETAWSVEQLFNQWLQDEKSATPELISFLEQAHQFFATWVDALKAGTAIPAGSADISIQADQLRLEQSCNTIEQPAVNPEVTPESIVAEAETPAITLAEEFAAEQDMADFADLDHQPAPTEIADQNRDTDSFNIDTTEIHAEHTTLQAPTADIVEHDEMMAFAQDEHVAEEHSNLTSLVEASEHDETDTALTQNNAEANSAVADGAPEPIAETHLTNDEPVDDRIAIGTNLISPMLLDIFLREADQHYHTLRDEFNRLQSQPYEAVSYEFMRAAHTLAGIAGLTGFKPIAELAHSLEGWLNRLQAIAAPLPQHDNATDLAIAHIASMLRSIRKQEAPQAAPELVSLLDKAQAQLAHIAHDNAPAADEAALFAAKSEEQEGSSTVEAVEAVEAVEAVEAVEAVEAVEAVEAVEVAEVAEAKPVQLNSTMEKLLLPIDEQSHHNITIADDVDEQLLPIFLEEAADLMPAIEKSIRNWQQTPHGEEQANLQRLLHTLKGSARMAGAMRLGELTHILETDIIDAINKQHFAQHDFDRFEAQTDQLNIAVEQLRNPTPPQPLLTTTAPEQVVNDAIAVQQAVAMPTNIQIPSLDTEAGAQTLRVRADTVDRLVNEAGEINIARSRMESSVANIKTSTLELNENVNRLRTQLRELEIQAESQMQSTLSHMRNEDAEFDPLEFDRFTRLQELTRMIAESVNDIGTVQQSLTIGLNETDAAINQQGRLAKDLQQALMHIRMVPLSSISDRLHRTVRLAAKELGKKASLQLVGEHVEFDRGVLDKMVAPLEHLLRNSVAHGIEMPNERLAAGKSEYGEIVLYARQEGNEVVIALRDDGRGLDLQAIRAKAVSQELISNEAVLPADELMQLIFASGFSTAESVTALSGRGVGMDVVKNEISQLGGRIDIASEIGKGVQFLVYLPLTLAVTQTVMVTVADRMYAISSSMVEQVQEYKTAQLNELLKQGAIDWQGNHYDFFYLPHLLGEISAQPIQQQYSPVLLLKSGNQRVAILVDSMTGNREIVIKNIGPQLARVLGIAGATVMGNGQIVLILNPVQLAQRQGVQVRQDIAHAPQAVAEKISTAKTVMVVDDSLTVRKITSRMLTREGYEVITAKDGVDALQILQNTIPDVMLLDIEMPRMDGFELTKVMRADQKMAHIPIIMITSRTADKHREHAMNLGVNAYMGKPFQEDVVLAKVAELINTTCEI, from the coding sequence ATGAGCTTGATGCCAGAATACGATATCGGCCCCCTCAGTTGGGTCAAAGATGAAATAGATCGCGCCTTGCGACAAGTCAATGAAGTATTGGATCTGTACAATTTGACTGAAGATGACCCAGCCAAGTTGCGTCAAGCTCGCACGCACTTGCATCAGGTGACCGGTGCAATTGAAATGGTTGGTTTACAGGGTGTCACACTGGTATGCCAAGAGATCGAAAAACTGGTCGAAGCACTTGAATCAGGTAAACTTGCTATCGATCAAAGCATGCTGGATCTTGTCCACAACGCCTGCGATGAACTCGAGCACTATCTGGATGAATTGCTAAATGGCAAACCTAACCTTGAACTCCAGCTATTGCCGTCATATCAGCAACTAAGAGCTGCGCAAGGCATTAGCCAGACGACAGCCAGCGATTTATTTTTCCCAGATATGGCGCACCGCGCACCGCGTGCTGCGACAGCATCCAGTCTGTCAGCAGATGAACTGACACAACTGATTAAAAAATCACGATCTGCCTTCCAGCGAGGATTACTGGACTTCCTGCGCCAGCAAAATACTGAACAAGGCCTGGTAAACATGCGCTCTGCTGTGCACGCCATCGAAATGGGTATGAGCATACCAGCCAGTCGCACTTTCTGGTGGGGCGCCAGTGCATTTGTTGATTGTCTGATTAACCATTCTATCGAGCCTACATTTGCAGTGAAACAACTATGTGGTCGCATTGACTTGCAAATGCGCCGCCATATCGAGGGTTCGCACAAAATTGCAGAACGGCTGTTACGCGATCTGCTTTACTTCATTGCGCAAAGCCAGGATATCAATGAACATATTACCGAAGTTAAAAACACGTTCAGTCTGGCGCAACTTATTCCACAGCACACGACTACGTTAAACGAAATCAGTGCATTACGTCCCTTACTCAAGCAATTATTAGCGTCGGTCAACAGCACCAAGGAAGCATGGATCAAGTTTGTCTCTGGCAACCAGGACAGTCTTTCGCAGTTCCAGATCCAGATTAATGAACTCAAAGATCTGACTGGCCAACTGAACAACACCCCGATTGCACAATTAGTGAGCGAGATCAAAGAAGTTGCAGACAACTACATGCAACTCCCCAACCAGCGCCATGAAGCCATTAATCTTGAAGTAGCGACAACGCTGCTGTTAATACAAAACAATCTGGAGCATTACGAAAATATCAGTGGTGAACTAGTGCACCAGGCAGAAGTACAAAACCAGCGTTTACGTGCGGCTGCCTATGCCGAAATTGATATTAGCGAAATTGCTGATGTACCCTTGCTGGATGATTTCTCCAGACAGGCGCAAGAAAAACTGCTCATGGCTCAGGTTGCGCAGGAAATCCAAATCAATGTGCAAAAAATCGAAGAAGCCCTTGATAATTTTTTCCGCGACAATTTCCATGACCGGCAACTGCTTGCAGAGCTAGACCGTCCTATCACCGAGATTCATGGTGCACTCAGCATCATGCAACTCGATGCGGCTAATCAGGTGCTGGAACGTACCCACGAGATGATCCGCCAATTACGTGATCCGGCGGTTGCCATCGACGAATCACAATTCCCTGTCATTGCTGATGCTATTAGCAGCATAAGCCTGTATGTTGACGCGCAACGCTACCAGCGTCAGGATGCCGCCAGTATTCTACAACCCATCCTCAAACAGTTTGGACTGGTTGAAGATGTCGAGCCGGACAATCTGGACAGCAATGAACGTGTAGAGGATGAGCTCGATTCACTCAAAGCTGATTTACATCAGCAACTGGATGCATGGCAACAGAATCCCGACGAGGAGGATACAAAAAAAAAGCTCCTTGAAACTCTGCGTGAAATAAATCAGGACGCAGAGTTAGTCGGTGATCAGGCGCTGAAATCGCAGACTGCTGAAGCCTTACAGCAAATTAACGCAGGACAAGGCCAGGAAGCGTTAACTGAATTGGCAGGGCAACTGGGCAGTACCATTCACACCCACGACGAACCAAGCATCAGCGAAAGTCCTGCGCAAGAAATTGATGCCGAACTTCTGGAAATATTCTTAGAGGAAGCTACCGAAGTTCTGGCCACGATACAGGATGAATTACACACACTGACCCGGCAACCACACGATGTTGAGTCGCTGCGCACCACCCGCCGCGGCTTTCATACCCTTAAAGGAAGTGGTCGCATGGTCGGGTTGAATGAACTGGGCGAAACTGCCTGGTCAGTCGAGCAACTCTTCAATCAATGGCTGCAAGATGAGAAGAGTGCGACGCCGGAATTAATCTCATTTTTAGAGCAGGCCCATCAATTTTTTGCCACATGGGTAGACGCACTTAAAGCAGGCACAGCGATACCGGCTGGATCCGCCGATATAAGCATACAAGCGGATCAATTGCGCCTGGAGCAAAGCTGCAACACAATCGAACAGCCTGCTGTCAACCCCGAAGTCACGCCTGAGTCAATTGTTGCGGAAGCTGAAACACCGGCAATCACCCTTGCAGAAGAATTCGCGGCTGAACAGGACATGGCTGACTTCGCTGATCTGGATCATCAGCCAGCGCCGACAGAGATAGCTGATCAAAACCGCGACACTGACAGTTTTAATATCGATACGACTGAAATCCATGCTGAACATACGACACTGCAAGCACCTACAGCAGACATAGTAGAACATGACGAAATGATGGCATTTGCTCAGGATGAGCACGTCGCCGAAGAGCACTCTAACCTAACTTCATTAGTTGAAGCTAGTGAACACGATGAAACAGACACTGCGCTTACCCAAAATAACGCCGAAGCGAACAGCGCAGTAGCCGATGGAGCGCCAGAGCCCATAGCCGAGACCCATTTGACCAATGATGAGCCGGTCGACGATCGTATTGCCATTGGCACCAACCTGATCTCACCGATGTTACTCGACATCTTCCTGCGCGAAGCTGATCAACATTACCACACCTTAAGAGATGAGTTTAACCGGCTGCAAAGTCAGCCATACGAAGCAGTCAGCTACGAATTTATGCGCGCTGCCCACACGCTGGCTGGCATTGCCGGACTGACTGGGTTCAAGCCCATCGCAGAACTTGCACACTCACTGGAAGGCTGGCTCAACCGCCTGCAAGCTATTGCAGCACCGCTGCCGCAACATGACAACGCAACAGACCTGGCGATAGCCCATATCGCCAGCATGTTACGCAGCATACGCAAACAAGAAGCTCCGCAAGCCGCACCTGAGCTGGTGAGCCTGCTCGACAAGGCTCAAGCCCAGCTAGCGCATATAGCTCACGATAACGCCCCAGCAGCAGACGAAGCTGCACTATTCGCAGCAAAGAGTGAAGAGCAAGAGGGCAGCAGCACTGTGGAAGCTGTGGAAGCTGTGGAAGCTGTGGAAGCTGTGGAAGCTGTGGAAGCTGTGGAAGCTGTGGAAGCTGTGGAAGCTGTGGAAGTAGCTGAAGTAGCTGAAGCCAAGCCTGTGCAACTTAACTCGACTATGGAGAAACTGCTACTCCCCATTGACGAGCAATCACATCACAACATCACTATTGCAGATGACGTGGATGAACAACTGCTGCCAATTTTCCTTGAGGAAGCTGCCGACCTCATGCCAGCAATCGAGAAATCGATACGCAACTGGCAACAAACTCCACATGGCGAAGAACAAGCCAATCTGCAGCGCCTGTTACATACGCTTAAGGGCAGTGCACGTATGGCGGGAGCAATGCGACTGGGCGAGCTTACGCACATTTTGGAAACGGACATTATTGACGCAATCAATAAACAGCACTTCGCTCAGCATGACTTTGATCGTTTCGAAGCGCAAACCGATCAACTAAATATCGCTGTAGAACAACTACGCAACCCGACACCACCGCAACCTCTGCTGACTACAACAGCGCCAGAGCAAGTCGTGAATGATGCAATTGCTGTGCAGCAAGCTGTTGCAATGCCCACCAACATCCAGATTCCTTCGCTGGATACGGAAGCTGGCGCACAGACTTTGCGCGTACGTGCAGATACTGTTGACCGACTGGTCAATGAAGCAGGAGAAATCAACATTGCCCGTTCACGCATGGAAAGCAGCGTAGCGAACATCAAAACCAGCACACTGGAATTGAATGAGAACGTGAACCGTCTGCGCACCCAATTGCGCGAGCTGGAAATCCAGGCTGAAAGTCAGATGCAGTCCACCCTATCGCATATGCGCAACGAGGATGCCGAGTTTGACCCGCTGGAATTTGACCGTTTCACGCGTTTGCAGGAACTGACCCGCATGATCGCGGAAAGTGTTAATGATATCGGCACGGTACAGCAAAGCTTGACTATTGGTCTGAATGAAACCGATGCTGCGATTAACCAGCAAGGCCGTCTGGCCAAAGATCTGCAACAGGCGCTTATGCATATACGCATGGTGCCATTGTCGAGTATTTCCGATCGACTTCACCGCACTGTACGCCTCGCCGCCAAGGAACTGGGCAAGAAAGCCAGTCTGCAACTGGTGGGAGAACATGTTGAATTCGACCGTGGCGTGCTGGATAAAATGGTTGCTCCGCTCGAACACTTGCTACGCAACTCCGTAGCCCACGGCATTGAGATGCCAAACGAACGCCTCGCTGCTGGCAAATCCGAATACGGCGAAATCGTACTCTATGCCCGTCAGGAAGGTAATGAAGTCGTCATCGCCTTACGCGATGACGGCCGTGGACTGGATTTACAGGCCATTCGCGCCAAAGCGGTCAGCCAGGAGTTAATCAGCAACGAAGCCGTACTGCCCGCTGACGAATTAATGCAATTGATTTTTGCCAGCGGCTTCTCCACTGCAGAATCAGTGACTGCATTATCCGGCCGCGGCGTAGGTATGGACGTCGTTAAAAACGAAATCAGCCAACTTGGCGGCCGCATTGATATTGCCTCAGAAATCGGCAAAGGCGTACAGTTCTTGGTATATCTACCGCTCACCCTGGCTGTGACCCAGACGGTAATGGTGACCGTGGCAGATCGAATGTATGCAATATCGTCATCCATGGTGGAACAAGTTCAGGAATACAAAACAGCGCAGTTGAATGAATTGCTCAAACAAGGCGCTATCGATTGGCAAGGCAACCATTACGATTTCTTCTACCTGCCGCATTTGTTAGGTGAAATCAGCGCCCAGCCAATTCAACAGCAATATAGCCCGGTACTGTTATTGAAGAGCGGTAACCAGCGTGTTGCGATTCTGGTTGACAGCATGACGGGCAACCGTGAGATTGTGATAAAAAACATTGGGCCGCAATTAGCGCGCGTACTCGGCATCGCCGGTGCAACGGTGATGGGTAACGGTCAAATCGTGCTGATTCTTAACCCGGTACAACTTGCGCAACGTCAAGGTGTGCAAGTCAGACAGGATATTGCGCATGCTCCGCAGGCAGTCGCCGAAAAAATCAGCACGGCTAAAACCGTCATGGTGGTGGATGACTCGCTCACAGTGCGCAAAATCACCAGCCGCATGCTAACTCGTGAGGGTTACGAAGTCATCACCGCCAAGGATGGTGTAGATGCTTTGCAGATATTGCAAAACACGATTCCCGACGTGATGTTACTCGATATTGAAATGCCGCGCATGGATGGCTTCGAGCTCACCAAAGTGATGCGTGCCGATCAGAAAATGGCGCACATCCCTATCATCATGATCACTTCGCGCACAGCAGACAAGCACCGTGAGCATGCCATGAACCTGGGTGTAAATGCCTATATGGGTAAACCTTTCCAGGAAGACGTCGTACTTGCCAAAGTAGCGGAACTCATCAATACCACTTGCGAAATATAG
- a CDS encoding rhodanese-like domain-containing protein, protein MQQISAQQLHLWLTDDARPAPVLLDVREPWEYQIAHISGAQLIPMHTVPAQLDKLDAHANIVVICHHGMRSMQIAHFLERAGFGHIYNLQGGVDAWAQSVDLNMPTY, encoded by the coding sequence ATGCAGCAAATCAGCGCGCAACAGCTGCACCTCTGGCTTACCGACGATGCACGCCCTGCGCCTGTGTTATTGGACGTCCGCGAACCATGGGAATATCAGATTGCGCATATCAGCGGCGCGCAACTGATTCCCATGCATACCGTACCAGCCCAACTGGATAAACTGGATGCGCACGCCAACATTGTGGTTATTTGCCATCACGGTATGCGCAGCATGCAAATTGCACACTTTCTGGAGCGTGCAGGATTTGGTCATATTTATAACTTGCAAGGTGGTGTTGATGCCTGGGCACAATCAGTAGATCTGAACATGCCGACTTATTAA
- the thiC gene encoding phosphomethylpyrimidine synthase ThiC encodes MNANPEFIAANAHVDEAAIHPLPNSRKVYVQGSRPDIQVPMREISQADTSASFGAEPNPPIYVYDCSGPYSDPAAKIDIRQGLSSVRATWIEERGDTEALTGLSSEYGRDRLHDTQLQTMRFPGLARQPRKAKAGRNVTQMHYARQGIITPEMEYVAIRENMRREEYLASLKASGPTGQKMYELLGRQHRGQAYGAALPETITAEFVREEIARGRAIIPANINHPETEPMIIGRNFLVKINANIGNSALGSSIQEEVEKMTWSIRWGGDTVMDLSTGKNIHETREWIIRNSPVPIGTVPIYQALEKVNGKAEDLTWEMFRDTLIEQAEQGVDYFTIHAGIRLAHVPLTANRMTGIVSRGGSIMAKWCLAHHKESFLYTHFEDICEIMKAYDVSFSLGDGLRPGSIYDANDDAQLAELKTLGELTQVAWKHDCQVMIEGPGHVPMQLIKENMDLQLDWCDEAPFYTLGPLTTDIAPGYDHITSAIGAAQIGWYGTAMLCYVTPKEHLGLPDKNDVKDGIMAYKIAAHAADLAKGHPGAQIRDNALSKARFEFRWDDQFNLGLDPDKAREFHDETLPKDSAKVAHFCSMCGPHFCSMKITQDVREYAAQQGLSDQDALIQGMEVKAIEFVKQGAEIYRKA; translated from the coding sequence ATGAATGCCAATCCAGAATTTATTGCCGCCAATGCCCATGTAGATGAAGCGGCAATCCATCCGTTACCCAATTCGCGCAAGGTTTATGTGCAAGGCTCGCGCCCTGACATCCAGGTGCCGATGCGTGAAATCAGTCAGGCTGATACCTCCGCTTCATTTGGCGCAGAGCCTAATCCTCCTATTTATGTGTATGACTGTTCCGGTCCGTATTCCGATCCTGCTGCCAAAATTGATATCCGTCAGGGTTTGAGTTCAGTGCGCGCGACCTGGATTGAGGAGCGTGGCGATACCGAAGCGTTGACCGGATTGAGTTCTGAGTATGGTCGTGACCGCTTGCATGATACGCAGTTGCAGACGATGCGCTTCCCAGGATTGGCTCGTCAGCCGCGCAAGGCGAAAGCGGGGCGTAACGTTACCCAGATGCATTATGCGCGCCAAGGCATCATCACCCCGGAAATGGAATATGTCGCTATCCGCGAAAATATGCGGCGCGAAGAATATCTGGCATCGCTGAAAGCATCTGGACCGACTGGCCAGAAGATGTATGAGCTATTGGGTCGTCAGCATCGCGGTCAAGCCTACGGTGCGGCCTTGCCTGAGACCATTACCGCTGAATTTGTACGCGAAGAAATTGCACGCGGACGTGCCATCATCCCGGCGAATATTAATCACCCTGAAACCGAGCCGATGATTATCGGCCGTAATTTCCTGGTGAAAATCAATGCCAATATCGGCAATTCCGCGCTGGGTTCATCCATTCAGGAAGAAGTCGAAAAAATGACCTGGTCTATCCGCTGGGGTGGCGATACGGTGATGGATTTGTCGACCGGCAAGAATATCCACGAAACCCGTGAATGGATCATCCGTAATTCACCGGTGCCTATCGGTACTGTGCCTATTTATCAGGCGCTGGAAAAAGTGAACGGCAAAGCGGAAGACCTGACCTGGGAAATGTTCCGTGACACGCTGATCGAGCAGGCCGAGCAGGGTGTGGATTATTTCACCATTCATGCCGGTATCCGTCTGGCCCATGTGCCGCTGACGGCGAACCGCATGACCGGTATTGTGTCGCGTGGCGGCTCTATCATGGCTAAATGGTGCCTGGCGCATCATAAAGAGAGTTTCCTCTACACGCATTTTGAAGATATCTGCGAAATCATGAAGGCCTATGACGTCAGTTTCAGTCTGGGTGATGGGCTGCGTCCCGGTTCCATCTATGATGCGAACGACGATGCGCAACTGGCTGAACTGAAAACCCTGGGTGAGTTGACACAGGTGGCGTGGAAGCACGACTGTCAGGTCATGATTGAAGGCCCTGGTCACGTACCTATGCAACTGATCAAGGAAAACATGGATCTACAACTGGACTGGTGCGATGAAGCACCGTTCTACACGCTGGGACCGCTGACAACCGATATTGCACCGGGCTATGATCACATTACCAGCGCGATTGGCGCTGCGCAGATTGGCTGGTACGGCACAGCAATGCTGTGCTATGTCACCCCGAAAGAGCATCTGGGATTGCCGGATAAAAATGACGTTAAAGACGGCATTATGGCGTACAAGATTGCGGCGCATGCGGCTGATCTGGCCAAGGGCCATCCTGGTGCACAGATACGCGATAATGCGTTATCCAAGGCACGTTTCGAGTTCCGTTGGGATGACCAGTTTAATCTTGGTCTGGATCCGGATAAAGCGCGCGAATTCCATGATGAGACTTTGCCTAAAGACTCTGCCAAGGTGGCGCATTTCTGCTCCATGTGCGGGCCGCATTTCTGTTCCATGAAAATCACTCAGGATGTACGCGAGTACGCCGCACAGCAAGGTTTGTCGGATCAGGATGCGCTGATTCAGGGTATGGAAGTCAAAGCTATTGAGTTTGTTAAGCAGGGTGCCGAGATTTATCGCAAGGCATAA
- a CDS encoding undecaprenyl-diphosphate phosphatase — protein sequence MDIILALKALILGLVEGLTEFLPISSTGHLIIMGDLLGGFSDARGKVFEIVIQLGAILAVVWEFRAKLGVVTRGLVTRDPTAWSFASNVLIAFMPAVVLGLLFHDVIKTYLFNPYTVAMALIVGGVIILWVEKRALTPRVHTIEEMRWQDALKVGFAQSVAMFPGVSRSGATIIGGMMFGLNRSAATAFSFFLAIPTMFAATVYDLYKNWALLSVNDIPLFAIGFVAAFVSAYLAVAALLKFVSNHTFVGFAWYRIVFGMLVLLSAYTGVVDWSAS from the coding sequence ATGGATATAATATTGGCATTGAAGGCATTGATTTTAGGGCTTGTTGAAGGCTTAACCGAATTTTTGCCGATTTCCAGTACTGGTCATCTGATTATCATGGGCGACCTGCTTGGCGGTTTCAGTGATGCACGCGGCAAAGTATTCGAAATTGTGATTCAGTTGGGTGCAATACTGGCGGTGGTTTGGGAGTTTCGCGCTAAACTGGGCGTGGTAACGCGAGGGCTGGTAACACGTGACCCGACTGCGTGGAGTTTTGCCAGCAATGTTTTGATAGCATTCATGCCTGCTGTAGTACTCGGATTGCTATTCCACGATGTCATCAAAACCTATTTGTTTAATCCCTATACTGTAGCAATGGCGTTGATTGTGGGTGGAGTAATTATTTTGTGGGTTGAGAAACGCGCCCTAACGCCACGTGTACATACGATAGAGGAGATGCGCTGGCAGGATGCGCTGAAAGTCGGCTTTGCGCAATCGGTCGCCATGTTTCCCGGTGTATCGCGCTCGGGAGCGACAATTATTGGCGGCATGATGTTTGGTTTGAATCGTAGTGCGGCAACGGCTTTTTCGTTTTTTCTCGCGATTCCTACCATGTTTGCTGCAACTGTTTATGACTTGTATAAAAACTGGGCCCTGTTATCGGTCAATGATATACCGCTTTTTGCCATCGGTTTTGTTGCGGCATTTGTAAGTGCCTATCTTGCAGTTGCTGCCTTACTTAAGTTTGTTTCCAATCATACCTTTGTTGGCTTTGCCTGGTATCGTATCGTATTCGGTATGCTGGTCTTGCTTAGCGCCTATACTGGGGTGGTAGACTGGTCGGCTAGTTAA
- a CDS encoding protein-L-isoaspartate O-methyltransferase family protein codes for MNIEQARFNMIEQQIRPWDVLNQQVLDLLTKVKREDFVPQMYRTLAFVDMEIPLGHNEVMMSPKLEARILQELAIKKSDVILEVGTGSGYLTALLAELGQHVHSVDIVPEFKTQASAKLQANGITNASLEVGDAAKGWSRHGKYDVIVITGSTPVLPEAFVHDLNIGGRLFAITGDAPAMTAQLITCVAEGAYNTVTLFETNVQPLKNAVQPERFVF; via the coding sequence ATGAATATCGAACAAGCACGCTTTAACATGATAGAGCAACAAATCCGCCCTTGGGATGTCCTCAACCAGCAAGTGCTGGATCTGCTCACCAAGGTCAAACGCGAAGATTTCGTACCACAGATGTACCGCACCCTGGCCTTTGTGGATATGGAAATCCCGCTGGGTCATAACGAAGTCATGATGTCCCCTAAACTGGAAGCCCGCATACTGCAGGAGCTGGCCATCAAGAAATCCGACGTCATTCTTGAAGTCGGCACGGGTAGCGGCTACCTTACCGCTTTGCTCGCCGAACTTGGCCAGCACGTGCACAGCGTCGATATCGTGCCTGAATTCAAAACCCAGGCAAGTGCCAAACTGCAGGCAAATGGCATTACCAATGCCAGCCTGGAAGTGGGTGATGCAGCCAAAGGCTGGTCACGTCATGGCAAATACGATGTCATCGTCATCACCGGATCGACCCCCGTGTTGCCGGAAGCATTCGTGCATGATCTGAACATTGGCGGCAGGCTGTTTGCCATCACCGGCGATGCCCCTGCGATGACAGCACAACTGATCACATGCGTTGCCGAAGGCGCGTACAACACGGTGACATTGTTTGAAACCAATGTGCAGCCACTCAAGAACGCAGTGCAACCAGAACGGTTTGTGTTTTAA